The stretch of DNA CATCCGTCGATTCCCATTTCAACGTGATCTGTTCGCCCTTTCGTATCTGGCGCAAGCCGCAAGCATGGCGGTGCGCAAGGATCAGGAAGAGAGTCGTGACGCGTTGATTAGTCTAGGCTTCAACAGTCTGCGAAACGCAGATGGGAACCGTTCGTCCACATACAATGCCATAGCAAGACAGTGCCGCAGAGCCGCCTTCGAACTTCGCAACATGGAACAGAGGAATGAGAGTCGAACCGGCTCGTCGCAGCCACTACCTAAGGACAAACGAGATGTAGTCGATTACGACCAGATCTCTGTCGTAAGCCTAACGGGCTATTCCGAAGATTTCCGCGCGACGCTGTATGCAATGATAGCTCGTCGCATCCTGAACGGGCGCGTTCAGGGGGAGATTCCGTATCCTTGCCTCCTGGTCTTGGAAGAAGCCCACAATTTATCTCCCGGTGCTGGAGAGCATTCGACTGCGATCGTTAGAGCAACGAGTATCACCAAACAGATCGCTCAGGAGGGTCGCAAGTTCGGGGTGGGCCTCGTGCTGATCAGCCAGCGTCCGTCGCGCATCGACGAGACGACTTTGTCGCAGTGCAATTCGTTCATCGTCATGAGGCTCGTCAATCCCGCCGATCAGTCTTATGTTCGCCGGGTCATCGAGTCACTTGGAGAAGATGAAGTCCGGCTGCTACCTGATCTAGACGCTGGTGAAGCGCTCTTGTCCGGCCAAATGATTCGGTTCCCGGTGCTTGTCAAGATGAAGAAACCAGACTCGCGTGGGGAGCGCGAAGAGGATCTCGACGCGTTCCAAGCCCTCGCCAAAGCACATGATGTGAAGACCAAAGGGCCTCGGCCCTAATGCGCATCGTCGCAGGATTGAGCCTGAAGAATCTGAAGCCCCGTATCTGGGATCCAGAAAGCCCGGATTACTTGGTCAGCCTGAGCGCCGTGATGGTCTCATGGTCCGAAATCTTTCAAATGCCTTCGATCCGCCGAAAACTTGCTGCAAATGGGCTGCGTGGTTATCTTGGATTACCATCTGATGTCGTCGCGTATCTCGATAATGGTTCGTTCTACTTTCGTAGTCGCGAAGGTAACGAGAACATCGAAGAATATGTCGAGTTTGTAGCCGAGGCGCGTCCCGATTGGTATCCGATTCCGCGCGATTACATCCCAACCCCCCGAATGACTGCTATCGAGCAGGAAAATGCATTTGCTCGAACGATGTGCTTGAATACTGCGTTCCGTGACAACGGCTATGTGCCTGTGGTCCACGTGGGTCATCATCTTGACGACTACATCAGCGCAATTCAGGACGATCCTCTCCTAGATGGTTCACCGCGAATCGCGGTCGGTGGTATCGTTCCTAACCTCCTCCGATCCCCGAAAGCGCTTCCTTACAATCAACTCCTCGATGCCATCAAGCGAGCGCGTATCGCGTTCGCCGAGAAAGAGATTCACCTGTTCGGCATCGGAGGCACCGCTACACTTCACATTGCAAGGCTCTTGGGGATGGATTCGGTCGACTCCAGCGGATGGCGAAGCCGGGCAGCTCGCGGGCTCGTACAATTACCCGGCAAAGGTGACAGGTCGATCGTCAAGCTTGGCAATTGGCGTGGTCGCGTGCCAAGCGCCGATGAGTGGCGTCAGCTTGAGGCGTGTCCATGTCCAGCATGCAGTCAGCACGGCATCGACGGGCTGCAACAAAGTCAAATCATCGGATTCCGAAATCGCGCAGTGCACAATATATGGGTTCTCCATGAGGAAGCGAGCTTGATCGAGAGCCACTTGGCAGCGGGGACGTACGTCGACTGGTATCAGACCCACCTTGACAACACAATTTATCGGCCCCTCATTGATCGCATCGTTGATGCGCGTTTTGGCCAGAGCGCCTGATGTACTATGACCCATTAGTAGCACCCGACTTCGGAAAGCCAGTTTGTCAAATGGCCGACGCTGGCCGGACGCGCACCTAGAGTGGATTGCTATACTTTCATGACTGCGCCCGGACGACGTGTGCGGGAGACCGGGACGGCGCACAGGGGCGCAGCAGGATCGTCATCCTCAGGAGCCTGGTCTGGCATGAATCCAACGGGTCGTCCACCACAATCGAAGGCTGCCCCGGCACATGAGTCCACTACCACGGCTGCGACAAACTCAATGACATTGCGTATTTCAGAGCGCCTGTTTGACGCTGTCATCGACCATCTCGACCGCATGCGGCCAAACGAGGGCTGCGGCCTGATCGCGTTCGATGGCGATGCACCAGTACGTATCTACCCCGGCACCAACATCCTCCACTCGCCGACACGGTATCGGATGGACGATGCTGAGGTGCTGGAAGCCGTCTCCGACATGGAAGCGCACGGCTGGTGGCTCGGCGCGATCTTCCATTCGCATCCGACCTCACCGCCGGTGCCATCCTCGACCGACGTGCTCGAAGCGAACTGGCCCGACGCCCTCATGATCATCGCCTCGTTTCAACACGACGATCCCGAAGCGCGCGCCTACCAGATTCATGGTCAGCGCTACACCGAGGTCGCCATCGATGTCGTTCCGGACCGGCTGGACTGGCTCGCTCCGCTGCGGCGCTGGTCTGGCCTTCAGCCTGAGACGTACGGCGGCCCGCGACCTGAATGGCAGCCGGCAGTCGCCGGGTTTGCCACCACAACCGACGCTGATCTCGATCCGCTCATCGATGCCTTCGAGCCGCATCGTCGGGCGGTAGTCGGCATTCTTGGCGGCATGGGACCGCTGGCTACCGCTGACCTGTATCAGAAGATCATTGAGCTGACGCCTGCAGAGCGCGATCAGGAGCACATCCCGGTCGTCATCTACGCCGATCCGCGTGTGCCCGACCGCACCGACGCGCTGCTACATGGCGGCGAGGATCCGGTGCCGTGGCTCGTCCGTGGTGCGCGCGCGCTCGATGCACTCGGCGCTGACTTCATCGTCATCCCCTGCAATACCGCGCATGCATTCCTGGAGGATGTCCAACCACACGTCGAGCCGCCGGTGCTGAGCATGATCGACGCGGCGGCGGACGAGATCCGCGAAACCTGGCCCGAGGCGCAAGTCGTCGGGCTGCTGGCGACCAGCGGGACGATTGCATCCGAGATGTATCAGCGTGCGCTCCTGCAACGAGGAATCGACGTCATTGTGTCAGACGACGATGTTCAGGAGCGCTGCGTGATGACCGCGATTCGCATGGTGAAGGCTGGGCGAGCAATTTCTGACGCAACGGCGCTGCTCGTCGAGGCATCGGAACATCTCGCTGAGCGTGGCGCGGAGGTCCTGCTTGCAGCCTGCACGGAAATCCCGGTCGCGCTCCAGCAGCCGGATGTCGAAACGCCGCTGCTCGATGCGACTCTGGCGCTGGCGCGCGCGGCAGTTGACACTGCCCTGCATCTCGATGGTTCCGCGCAATGGGAGACGTCGACAACAGGCTGGTCGCTGCCGGACGAGCGCGAGTGATGACCGGTTCGGTTGAGTTTCTGCTCGCGCAACTGCGCGCGTTCCCCGCTGAGCTTCTCGATCTGATTCAAGGTTACGACGACGCTGACCTGCAGCGCGCTGCCGCCGGTGGTGGCTGGGGTTCAGTTGAAATCTTCTGCCATTTGCGCGACGCCGACGCCCTGGCAACGGAACGCATCCAGCGCATCCTGAGTGAGGACGAGCCATACATCCCGGCAGTCGATGAGACGCTCTGGCCGATTGAGCGCGACTACGCCTCGCAAAACGCTCGCGCTGCGCTCGATGAGTTCGACGCCATCCGCCAGCACTTCGTCACGACCCTCGAAACACTCACCGCGAACCAGCTCGACCGGCGGGGCTATCACGAGGATCACGGCGAGCAGACGGTTCGCGAGTATATCGACAACGCAATCCAGCACGACGCCGACCACCGCCAGCAGCTTCTTGAGGTGCTTGGCGACAGCGAGACCTGAGCGGCTGCACTGCCAGGACACGAAGCGGCGCAACAGACTACAATGAGAACTAGCAAACGTCAGTGGTACGGCGCGAGGATGGGGGAACTGCTGAAATGGAAGAGCAAGAGCAGCTAACGATCCAACTGACACAGATGCTCAATTACCTGTCGAAGAGGATCACACCCCAGCGAGATATGTCGCGAATTGATCGTGCGCCAGCTCGTGGCGAATGGTCAGTGCGCCAGATCGTCGCCCATCTGCGCGATACGGAGGCACGGGTATATCCCAAGCTGTTCGCGATCGCCAATTATGACTACCCCGACCTGCGCCAGCTTCCGCCACCGATTACGACCACCGACAACACCGAGATCTCTGTCTTCTCGGTCATGAGCCAGTACCGTCGTCTGCGCCAGAGCACGCTCTCGCTGCTCCGCGAGATTCCGAGCGATGGCTGGAAGCGGGCTGGCAACGACGTCGACAACCGCACCGTGACGATCACCGATCTCGCGCGGTTTCTGATTGCGCACGATGCCGAGCATCTTGCGCAGATCGACCAGACACTGATCGCCCGTGACGCGCTGCCGCACCACGTCGAGCCGCTCGTCCTCGCCTGATCCCGCAGCAGCCGTCACACCGGTGACGTCTGCTAGATCGTGAGCGTCCGATGGCAACCGAAGATGCACACCTGACTGCGGAGCGTGTCGCACGAGTCAAGCGATCAATGCAGCGCGCCTGGAACCTGCCCGGAGCAGGCTACGCCGAGATGGCCGAGACATTGCGCCCAGCCGTCGATCACCTGATCGACGTGGCGGGTATCAGCCCCGGCGCGCGTGTGCTCGACGCCGCAACCGGCACCGGCATTGCTGCCATCGCCGCAGCCCGGCGCGGAGCCGAGGTGATCGGCGTCGATTTCGCCGCAGATCTTCTGGCTGGCGCTCGCGAGCAAGCGGCGTCCCAGCGCCTGCCAGACATCCAGTTCGATCTGGCAGATATCGAGGAATTGCCCTACCCCGATGGCGCGTTCGATGTCGTCATCTCGTCGTTTGGCGCGATCTTCGCGCCGCAGCACAGCGTTGTTGGTCGCGAGCTCTGCCGGGTGCTGCGTCCGGGCGGCAGGTTGGCATTCACTGCCTGGCTGAATGAGTCGCCAAACTGCCACCTCATGACGCTGACCGCGCCCTACACACCGCCACCACCTGCCGGCAGCGACAGCGTCTTCGACTGGTCTGACATCGTGCATCTTCGCAGCATGATCGGCCCGTGGGTCGATAGCATTGCGATCCAGGATGGCGACGTGCCGTGGCTCGCGCCGTCGCTGCCCGATGCATGCGATTTCCTGTTTCATCGCGCACTCGGCCCAACCATGTACGTCTTCCAGCGCCTGGAAATCGCGCAGCAACTGGCGCTGCATAACGATGCCATCGCGCTGTTGGCAGGTTATCTCCACTCCGACGGCACAGTGCGCGTCCCCCGCGCCTATGTCGTCGTTGCCGCGACGCGGGCTGAAAACGCTCGCTAAGACATCTACCGCTTGCGCAAGTCATCCCTCGGCTGACGATCACAATCATGACAGTGTCGTCATATTTTCATCGTCAATATTGCGGATTACGCAGATATTCATATCCTGAGATCATTGGAGCGTATTGATCTCGTTGATGTCTTGCGCGTTGCGTTTCTCTTATAGTGCGCAGTTGCGCAAGTGCGTGTCATCTGACGCGTCGACACGGCGTATGCGGCGGAGAGCAACAGATCCGCACACGAAAGGAGGCAGCCAACTTTCCGGGCGCAATTTCTTCAATCGCTTCACAACGCGCTTCGGACTACATCAGAGAGGAAGTCCCCAATGCCTAAGAGGACTCGTCGAACGCGCCTCGGAGCAATGGCTCTGAGCATCACACTCCTCGTTCTCCTGGCGGTCAGCAGCACTGGCGTACTGGCTCAGGGCGAACCCGGTCTTGATCCGTCCAGTGTGTCCAGAACACTTTTCCCCGGTGAATCCACAATGATCACCAAGACGGTGCATACGCCCGCATTCCCACCCGTGCTTGATGTCATGTTTCTCTCCGATACGACCGGCAGCATGAGTTCTGCAATCAGCAACGTCGCCTCGAACGCGACATCGATTATGAACACCGTCCTTGCCGGCCAGCCCAATACACAGTTCGGTGCCGCGCAATACAGAGATGTGACCGACTCACCAGTTTTCCAGGTTGATCAACAGATCACCGGCACCGTAGCCAACGTGCAATCAGCCATCAGCTCGTGGTCCGCCAACGGTGGCGGTGACACTCCGGAGGCGCAAATCAACGCGCTCTGGCAGCTAGCGCAACCAGGGACGGCTGGATTCCGGCCCGACCCGGCAACGCGCATCATCGTCTGGTTTGGTGACGCCAGCGGGCACGATCCGAGTAATGGGCACACACAAACCGACGCAATCAACGCGCTCGTTGCCGCCGGCATCAGGGTGCTCGCCATCAATGTCGACAGCGGCAGCGCAGACGGTCTCGACGCGACTGGCCAGGCAACCGCAATCGCTAACGCAACTGGTGGCTCGTATCTCGGAACGGCTACTCCAGAGCAAGTGTCGGCAATGATTCTGTCCGGCTTGCAGAATCTCGGGATAACCGTCTCGATGGCCAGCACCTGCACGGCACCGATCAGCACGTCGTT from Thermomicrobiales bacterium encodes:
- a CDS encoding ATP-binding protein, encoding VPQLKNKVRVFHAAIPLFEEDGDELIRIISGLAGEPLSSTQADVFESLYQDARQMLAANGDSISRLRDSLHSITSNDYIRRFPFQRDLFALSYLAQAASMAVRKDQEESRDALISLGFNSLRNADGNRSSTYNAIARQCRRAAFELRNMEQRNESRTGSSQPLPKDKRDVVDYDQISVVSLTGYSEDFRATLYAMIARRILNGRVQGEIPYPCLLVLEEAHNLSPGAGEHSTAIVRATSITKQIAQEGRKFGVGLVLISQRPSRIDETTLSQCNSFIVMRLVNPADQSYVRRVIESLGEDEVRLLPDLDAGEALLSGQMIRFPVLVKMKKPDSRGEREEDLDAFQALAKAHDVKTKGPRP
- a CDS encoding amino acid racemase; the encoded protein is MTLRISERLFDAVIDHLDRMRPNEGCGLIAFDGDAPVRIYPGTNILHSPTRYRMDDAEVLEAVSDMEAHGWWLGAIFHSHPTSPPVPSSTDVLEANWPDALMIIASFQHDDPEARAYQIHGQRYTEVAIDVVPDRLDWLAPLRRWSGLQPETYGGPRPEWQPAVAGFATTTDADLDPLIDAFEPHRRAVVGILGGMGPLATADLYQKIIELTPAERDQEHIPVVIYADPRVPDRTDALLHGGEDPVPWLVRGARALDALGADFIVIPCNTAHAFLEDVQPHVEPPVLSMIDAAADEIRETWPEAQVVGLLATSGTIASEMYQRALLQRGIDVIVSDDDVQERCVMTAIRMVKAGRAISDATALLVEASEHLAERGAEVLLAACTEIPVALQQPDVETPLLDATLALARAAVDTALHLDGSAQWETSTTGWSLPDERE
- a CDS encoding DinB family protein, which gives rise to MTGSVEFLLAQLRAFPAELLDLIQGYDDADLQRAAAGGGWGSVEIFCHLRDADALATERIQRILSEDEPYIPAVDETLWPIERDYASQNARAALDEFDAIRQHFVTTLETLTANQLDRRGYHEDHGEQTVREYIDNAIQHDADHRQQLLEVLGDSET
- a CDS encoding DinB family protein, with translation MEEQEQLTIQLTQMLNYLSKRITPQRDMSRIDRAPARGEWSVRQIVAHLRDTEARVYPKLFAIANYDYPDLRQLPPPITTTDNTEISVFSVMSQYRRLRQSTLSLLREIPSDGWKRAGNDVDNRTVTITDLARFLIAHDAEHLAQIDQTLIARDALPHHVEPLVLA
- a CDS encoding methyltransferase domain-containing protein — protein: MATEDAHLTAERVARVKRSMQRAWNLPGAGYAEMAETLRPAVDHLIDVAGISPGARVLDAATGTGIAAIAAARRGAEVIGVDFAADLLAGAREQAASQRLPDIQFDLADIEELPYPDGAFDVVISSFGAIFAPQHSVVGRELCRVLRPGGRLAFTAWLNESPNCHLMTLTAPYTPPPPAGSDSVFDWSDIVHLRSMIGPWVDSIAIQDGDVPWLAPSLPDACDFLFHRALGPTMYVFQRLEIAQQLALHNDAIALLAGYLHSDGTVRVPRAYVVVAATRAENAR